Sequence from the Rhodococcus jostii RHA1 genome:
GTCGGTACGTCGACTCCGATCTGGACGCCGACCAGCTGATCGGCGGCTGGCTTCCCCTGATGCGCCTGTGGCTCGAGGACGCCGTCGAGGCCGGGGTTCCCGAACCCAACGCGATGACGCTCGGAACCGTCGACGAGCACGGACATCCGTGCACCCGCACCGTCCTCTGCAAGGGATTGAGTACCGACGGTGTGCTGTTCTTCACCAACTACGACTCGGACAAGGGCCGCCAGCTGGAGGCGGTGCCCTACGCGTCGGTGACGTTCACCTGGGTGCCCGTCGCCCGGCAGATCACCGTCCGCGGTCCCGTCGAGCGCGTGAGTGCCGAGGTCACGGACGAGTACTGGCACAGCAGGCCCCGCGGATCCCGGCTGGGGGCATGGGCCTCCGAGCAGTCGAAGCCGATCGGTTCGCGGGCCGAATTGGACGCCGCGCTGCTGCACGCGGCGGAGCGCTTTCCCGTCGACGTCGACATCCCGGTCCGGCCGGACTGGGGCGGAATCCTGATTCGCCCCGCGGTCGTGGAGTTCTGGCAGGGCCGCGCGAACCGGATGCACAACCGCATCCGGACGTCGCTGGTCGACGGCTCGTGGACGGTGGAGCGACTGCAGCCGTGACTGCCGGGGAATAGTGAGCATGGGAAACGAGCTAAGGGAAAAATGAGCGACACCGTCACCGAGAAGAAGAAGCGGCGGCTGCTCGCCGACACGGCGCCGCTGCAGAACCGGGACTACCGCCGACTGTGGGCGGCCGGGATCGTGACGGTGATCGGCGGGCAGCTCAGTGTCGTCGCGGTGCCGCAGCAGGTGTACGAGATCACCCGAAGCTCGGCGTACGTGGGTCTGACCGGTGTCTTCGCGCTGGTACCGCTGATCGTGTTCGGGTTGTGGGGCGGCGCGCTGGCCGACGTCATGGACCGGCGGAAACTGCTGACGATCACCACCGTCGGGCTCGGTGTGACGTCCGTGCTGTTCTGGGTGCAGGCGGCGCTGGGCCTGGACAACGTGTGGCTGGTGCTCGGACTGCTGGGGTTGCAACAGGCGTTCTTCGCGGTCAACCAGCCCACCCGAAGCGCTATCATCCCGCGGCTCATCCCGGCGGAACAGCTGGCCGCCGCCAACTCGCTCAACATGACGGTCATGCAGTTCGGCGCCATTGCCGGACCGCTGCTCGCCGGCGTGATGATTCCGACGGTCGGGCTGTCGACG
This genomic interval carries:
- the pdxH gene encoding pyridoxamine 5'-phosphate oxidase — translated: MNKDLAAMRVGYAHQGADGRYVDSDLDADQLIGGWLPLMRLWLEDAVEAGVPEPNAMTLGTVDEHGHPCTRTVLCKGLSTDGVLFFTNYDSDKGRQLEAVPYASVTFTWVPVARQITVRGPVERVSAEVTDEYWHSRPRGSRLGAWASEQSKPIGSRAELDAALLHAAERFPVDVDIPVRPDWGGILIRPAVVEFWQGRANRMHNRIRTSLVDGSWTVERLQP